From Paenibacillus sp. FSL H8-0537:
GGCAGCACCTTCTGCCTGATTAGTAGCGGCAGCGGAATTTGTTGCCCCGCTATTGCTCGTTGCTGCTGTATCCCCGCCTCCGCAGGCCGTTAAAATCACGGCTAGCGTGCCGACAGCAGCAGCTATTTTAACCGAAGTCCCGGCTTGTTTGATCCTCTTAAATGATGGTTTCTGCATTCCAATCTCCTCCTCTATATTCCTATCGTCTATAACCTATAGTAGCAGTCCACTCTTAGCTGCTATGAAACAGCGGCTTAACGCTGTCTTAACTTTCAGCGCTGAGCCGATCTGTCGAATTAAGCTTCCGTTAAGCCGGCATAGCATATTTAATCAGGGCGATCATGCTATGATGGAGAAATAGCGTAAATACAGCACAGATAATGAAAGGAGGCGGCGTAGTGGAAAATGCAGCGATTTTGCTTGTGGATGATGAACAGGCGCTGCTGGAGCTGTTGCAGACGGTGCTGCGCAAGGAAGGCTACACGAATATTGACAGCGTTGGCACAGGAGAAGCGGCGATTGCTGCCTGTACAGCGAAAAAATATGATTTAATCGTCTTGGATGTGATGCTGCCGGGGCGCAGTGGAATTGAGGTATGTCCGTTTATCCGGCAAACGACAGATGCTCCGATTTTATTTTTGAGCGCGCGCACTTCCGATTTCGACAAGCTGACCGGCTTTGCTATCGGAGGTGACGATTATATTACGAAGCCCTTCAATCCGCTTGAGGTGGTAGCGAGGATAAGGGTGCAGCTGCGGCGATATTTTGGCGCGCCTGCTTCAGTAAATGGCGGCAGAGCGGTGGAGATGGAGCGGGGACTTGACAGCCCTGTTTTTGATTATGGACGATTTCAATTGGATGAAGCAGCGGGCGAGCTGACGGTGGAAGGGCAAGCGGTTGCCTGCCCGGCGCTTGTATTTCAACTGCTGCTGTTTCTATGTAAAAACCCGAACCGGATTTTCAGCAAAAGCGAGCTTTACGAGAAGGTTTGGGGCGACGATGCCTTCAGCGACGATAATACCGTAATGGTTCATATTCATCGGATTCGGGAACGAATTGAGGCCGATCCTTCCAATCCAAAGTTTATCGTCAACGTGAGAGGGCTTGGCTACAAGCTCGTTCAAGGGCCGCTGCGGGAGAATGACACGCAATGAATATGCGGCGGCAATTGACGTTGAGATTTGTCCTCCAGCTGGGGATAGCGGGCACTATCGTATTGCTTATGTCTGCTGTAACGGTGGTCTGGATGCTGCAAAAGTTTAACGAAATTAGCATTACGCGTGATTTTGCCAACGTTGGACTGGAGAAGCTAGTCGAATCGTCGGAGCTTGGAGCAGAGGGGATTCGCTTTGATCCCAGCCTGCTGCAGCAGGTGAAGGAAAATGGCGGCTGGCTGCAAAGCCTGGATGAGCTCGGGCAGGTGGAAACCTCCTATAATACGCCTGCGGATGTTCCCAAGCAATATGGTCCGGGCGAACTGGTCGCTTATTGGACAGGGAAGCAGCCGTTTGCTTACCATTTGGCCGTATGGATTCAACAGAAGAACGGAAGGCTTTACACGCTCGTTTATGGCGCGCCGAATTATATGCAGCCGGTACTTACGCAGGTGAACGATGGTGGATTTGCAGCGCAAGACGGGCAGCTTTTGCTTCCTGATGAGATGGGATTCGAGCTGATGAAGAGCCAAGTGTTCGTGCAACTGCTGGATCAGGCAGGCACGGAGCTTGCTTCCTACAATAAGCCGGACACCATTCCGGGGAAATATTCCGTTCAGGAGCTGGTACTTCGATCGCTCTACTCCGAGAGGTATGGCTATCTCATTCAATCTTCCTACAATGCACAGACGAAGCAGACATGGATTGTTGGGCAAAAAAATACGGGAGCAGGGGCCTCGGGCAGGAAGCCGATCATTCCGGCCGAGGCACAAATTGTCATTATTGGCGTCGTTGCGATGTTTGCCGCGATGCTGATTCTATTCCTGCTGCTGTCGCTGTGGCAGGCGCGCCGGTTTGGCGCACCTTTGCTGCATATGCTGGTATGGCTCGATGCCATCGGCCATGCTGTTTACCAAGAGCCGCTGGATCGCAAGGGTTTGCCGCGCAGCCGGATGCCTTCTGGCAAATGGCGGCGGCGATACCGTGTTTTCGCCGATGTCATTTTATCCATTGATAAGCTGTCTGCTGCTTTGCAGCGCGAGCAGAAGATGCGGAAGCAGACGGAAAGCCTGCGGGAGGAATGGATAGCGGGCGTTACCCATGATTTGAAGACGCCTTTGTCCTCCATTACGGGCTATGCCCATCTGCTCATGGAGCCCAAATATGATTGGTCACAGGCGGATGTGCGCAAATTTTCAGCAACGATGCTGGAAAAGTCGGCTCATATGGACATGCTGATCAGCGACCTGGCGATGACCTATCGCTTGAAGACGGGGATTTTGCCGCCCGAGATCGAAGAAGTGGA
This genomic window contains:
- a CDS encoding response regulator transcription factor encodes the protein MENAAILLVDDEQALLELLQTVLRKEGYTNIDSVGTGEAAIAACTAKKYDLIVLDVMLPGRSGIEVCPFIRQTTDAPILFLSARTSDFDKLTGFAIGGDDYITKPFNPLEVVARIRVQLRRYFGAPASVNGGRAVEMERGLDSPVFDYGRFQLDEAAGELTVEGQAVACPALVFQLLLFLCKNPNRIFSKSELYEKVWGDDAFSDDNTVMVHIHRIRERIEADPSNPKFIVNVRGLGYKLVQGPLRENDTQ
- a CDS encoding HAMP domain-containing sensor histidine kinase, whose amino-acid sequence is MNMRRQLTLRFVLQLGIAGTIVLLMSAVTVVWMLQKFNEISITRDFANVGLEKLVESSELGAEGIRFDPSLLQQVKENGGWLQSLDELGQVETSYNTPADVPKQYGPGELVAYWTGKQPFAYHLAVWIQQKNGRLYTLVYGAPNYMQPVLTQVNDGGFAAQDGQLLLPDEMGFELMKSQVFVQLLDQAGTELASYNKPDTIPGKYSVQELVLRSLYSERYGYLIQSSYNAQTKQTWIVGQKNTGAGASGRKPIIPAEAQIVIIGVVAMFAAMLILFLLLSLWQARRFGAPLLHMLVWLDAIGHAVYQEPLDRKGLPRSRMPSGKWRRRYRVFADVILSIDKLSAALQREQKMRKQTESLREEWIAGVTHDLKTPLSSITGYAHLLMEPKYDWSQADVRKFSATMLEKSAHMDMLISDLAMTYRLKTGILPPEIEEVELNGWLRDTLQLATDDPMFGKGRIRFQASAQKTVWVQLYTPWLERVVNNIAANAFLHNAPDTVLSVSLIVADEKKNEGVTIEFADNGDGMDENTLNRLFERYYRGTDTATSPNGSGLGMAIAKGLTEAMGGKISVVTTLGEGTIIRLIWSDIIVRAHTTGVSD